CATCGTTCGCGCGCCGCTCATCACTGAGAAGGCGACGGCCCTCTCCGAACGTAACCAGGTTGTTTTCCGCGTGGCGATGACCGCCGCGAAGCCGGAAATCAAGGTTGCGGTCGAGACGCTTTTCGGCGTCAAGGTCGTCTCCGTGAACACGCTGGTGCAGAAGGGCAAGACCAAGATGGTCAAGGGCCGTCCTGGTCGCCGTTCGGACATCAAGAAGGCGTATGTTCAGCTTGCGGAAGGTCAGTCCATTGACCTCACCGCGAAGCTGGGCTGACGCGGGATAGGATACCATGGCACTCAAGCACTTTAATCCCACGACGCCGAGCACACGTGGCACGGTACTGATCGACCGCAGCGAGCTCTTCAAGGGCAAGCCGGTCAAGCAGCTGACCGAAGGCAAGAACAAGACGGGCGGCCGCAACAACCACGGCCGTACCACGTCGCGTTTCCGTGGCGGCGGGCACAAGCAGTCCTACCGCTATGTCGACTTCAAGCGTCGCAAGTTCGATGTTGCCGGTACGGTCGAGCGTCTGGAATATGACCCGAACCGCACTGCCTTCATCGCGCTGATCAAGTACGAAGACGGCGAGCTGGCCTACATCCTGGCACCGCAGCGCGTTAAGGTTGGCGATCAGGTTATCGCTGGCGAACGCACCGACGTGAAGCCGGGCAATGCCATGCCGCTGGGCTCGATGCCTGTCGGTACGATCGTGCACAACATCGAGCTGAAGCCCGGTGCAGGCGGCAAGATCGCCCGTTCGGCTGGCACATATTGCCAGCTGGTTGGCAAGGATGCTGGCTACGCCCAGATCAAGCTGCAGTCCGGTGAGCTCCGTCTCGTTCGTGGCGAATGCATGGCCACTGTTGGCGCGGTGTCGAACCCCGACAACATGAACCAGCATCTCGGCAAAGCCGGTCGTAACCGTTGGCTCGGCCGTCGTCCGCATAACCGCGGCGTCGTCATGAACCCGGTCGACCATCCGCATGGTGGTGGTGAAGGTCGTACCTCTGGTGGCCGTCATCCGGTTACGCCGTGGGGCAAGCCGACCAAGGGCTACAAGACTCGTGTTAACAAGAAGACGGACAGCCTGATCATCCGTCGCCGCAAGACCGGCAAGTAAGAAGGGGGCAAACAGAGATGGCACGTTCCGTCTGGAAGGGCCCGTTCGTTGACGGGTACTTGTTCGGCAAGGCTGAAGCGTCGCGCGCTTCGGGTCGTAATGAGGTGATCAAGATCTGGTCGCGTCGTTCCACCATCCTGCCGCAGTTCGTCGGACTCACGTTCGGCGTTTATAATGGCCACAAGTTCCTGCCGGTGCAGGTGACGGAAAACATGGTCGGGCACAAGTTCGGTGAGTTCTCGCCGACACGCACGTTCCCCGGTCATGCTTCCGACAAGAAGTCGAAGCGGGGCTGATCATGAGCAAGCCGAAGCACATTCGCACACTCGCTGATACGGAAGCGCAGGCTGTCGCCCGCAACATCCGCGTCAGCCCGCGCAAGCTGAACCTGGTTGCGGCGATGATCCGCAACCAGCCGGCAGACAAGGCAATCGCAGCGCTGACGTTCTCGCGTCGCCGTATCGCTCAGCAGGTTCGCAAGACCCTCGAGAGCGCCGTGGCCAATGCAGAGAACAATCATCAGCTCGATGTCGATCAGCTCGTGGTCAAGACCGCAGAAGTTGGCAAGTCGATCGTCATGAAGCGTTTCCACGCTCGTGGCCGTGGTCGTTCCTCGCGCATCGAGAAGTTCTTCAGCCACCTGAAGATCGTCGTTGCCGAGCGCGCTGCAGACGAAGCGCCTGCGCCGAAGGGCAAGGGCAAGGACGCAGCAGAGCAGAAGGCAGCCTGATATGGGACACAAAGTCAATCCGATCGGGCTCCGGCTCGGCGTAAACCGCACCTGGGATAGCCGCTGGTACGCCGGCAATGACTATTCCCGTCTGCTGCATGAAGACCTGATGCTGCGCGCTTACCTGCGTCGCAAGCTCTCGGGTGCAGGCGTTTCCCGCGTTGTGATCGAGCGTCCGGCCAAGAAGCCGCGCGTCACGATCTATGCAGCGCGTCCGGGCGTCGTCATCGGCAAGAAGGGTCAGGACATCGACGCTCTTCGCAAGGATCTGAGCCGCCTGGCAAAGACCGACGTTGCGCTGAACATCGTCGAGATCCGCAAGCCCGAAATCGACGCAACCCTGGTTGCCGAGAATATTGCACAGCAGCTGGAGCGCCGCGTGGCCTTCCGTCGTGCGATGAAGCGTGCGGTTCAGTCTGCCATGCGTCTTGGCGCGCAGGGTATCCGAATCAACTGCTCCGGCCGTCTCGGTGGTGCGGAAATCGCTCGTATCGAGTGGTATCGCGAAGGTCGCGTGCCACTTCACACGTTGCGCGCCGACATCGATTACGGTATCGCCACTGCCAAGACGACCTATGGTACGTGCGGTGTGAAAGTCTGGATCTTCAAGGGTGAAATCCTTGCCCATGATCCGATGGCTCAGGACCGTCGTGCAGCGGAACAAGCGCCGCAGCGCTGAGCAGTAGATTATGACAAGCGCCGCGAGGCGCATGAGGATACGACACCATGCTTTCCCCGAAGCGGACTAAGTTTCGCAAGGCCCACAAGGGCCGCATTCATGGGTTGGCCAAGGGCGGAACGACGTTGAATTTCGGCGCGTTCGGTCTTAAGGCTCTTGAACCCGAACGTATCACCGCACGCCAGATCGAGGCGTCGCGTCGTGCGATCACTCGTGCGATGAAGCGTGCCGGTCGCGTGTGGATTCGGATTTTCCCGGATCTCCCGGTTTCCACGAAGCCTGCTGAAGTCCGCATGGGCTCCGGCAAGGGCTCGCCCGAGTTCTGGGTGGCCCGCGTGAAGCCCGGCCGCGTGCTGTTTGAAATCGAAGGCGTGCCGCCTGAAGTGGCACGTGAGGCCCTGGCTCTTGGCGCAGCGAAGCTGCCGATCAAGACCAAGTTCATCACCCGTATCGGGGAGGCATAAGAATGGCTGACGCTTACAAGGTAGCCGATCTTCGCGCCAAGTCCCCTGATGAACTGCAGGCCCTTCTTCTGGACCTGAAGCGTGAGCAGCTGAACCTCCGGTTCCAGGCTGCCACGGGCCAGTCAGAGGGAGTCGGACGCGTTCGCGTTCTCCGTCGTGCGATTGCTCGCATCAAGACGGTGGCGCATCAATCGAAGAACAAGGCGGGCGCAAAAACGTCCGCCGCAGAGTCCTGAGAGGAGACGGACGATGCCAAGGCGCGTCCTGACAGGGCGAGTGACGAGCGACAAGATGGACAAGACGGTTACCGTTCTTGTTGATCGTCGTATCATGCACCCGCTCTATAAGAAGTTCATTCGTCGTTCCAAGAAGTACGCGGCGCATGACGAGCTGAACGAGTGCAAGATCGGAGACACGGTGCGCATCGAAGAATGCGCTCCGATTTCCAAGCGCAAGACCTGGACGGTGATTACCCGCAACGGTGCGGCCCTTGAGGCAGCAGCTGCGGCACCGGCTCAGGCGTCAGCGTAAGAGGGGACTGAGAAATGATCCATCCCGAGACCAATCTGGACGTCGCCGATAATTCCGGCGCACGTCAGGTGCAGTGCATCAAGGTGCTGGGCGGCTCCAAGCGGAAAACCGCCTCGGTCGGCGACGTGATCGTCGTGTCCGTCAAGGAAGCGATTCCCCGCGGCAAGGTGAAGAAGGGTGACGTGCATCAGGCCGTCATCGTTCGCACGTCCTACCCCGTTCGTCGTGCTGACGGCAGCGCCATCCGCTTCGATAAGAATGCGGCTGTGCTGATCAACAAGTCGATGGAACCGATCGGCACGCGTATCTTTGGCCCGGTGGTTCGTGAGCTGCGTGCGCGCAAGTTCATGAAGATCATCTCCCTGGCTCCGGAGGTGCTATAATGGCTGCTCGTATCAAGAAGGGTGACCAGGTTCTGGTCCTCTCCGGCTCGTCGCGCGGCACGCGTGGCGAAGTCCTGGCCGTTCTGCCGAAGGTCGAAAAGGCCATCGTGCGTGGCGTTGCCGTGGCTAAGCGTCACCAGAAGCCGACCCGCATGAACCAGGAAGGCGGTATCATCGCCAAGGAAATGCCGGTTCATCTGTCCAACCTGAAGCTCGTCGATCCGAAGAGCGGCAAGCCGACTCGCGTCGGTTTCCGTCAGCTTGAGGATGGACGCAAGGTTCGTGTCGCCAAGGTGACCGGCGAAGTGATCGAAGGCTAAGGGGGCGACAATGAGCGAGACTATTACCCGCATCCAGCCGCGCCTGCAGCAGCGTTACAACGACGTTCTCCGTGACAAGCTGCGTGAGCAGTTTGGCTACAAGAACGCCATGCAGGTTCCCAAGCTGGAAAAGATCGTGCTGAACATGGGCGTGGGCGAAGCCGCCGGCGACCAGAAGAAGCTCGATGCCGCCGTTGCCGAAATGGCAGCCATCTCCGGTCAGAAGCCCGTCAAGACGGTTGCTCGCAAGGCAATCGCAGGCTTCAAGATCCGTGAAGGCCTGCCGATCGGCTGCAAGGTGACCCTGCGTCGCGCACGCATGTACGAATTCCTCGATCGTCTCGTGACGATCGCGATGCCGCGCATTCGTGACTTCCGCGGTCTGCCCCCCAACAAGGGCTTTGACGGTCGTGGCAACTTCGCCATGGGCATCAAGGAGCAGATCGTGTTCCCGGAAATCGACTACGACAAGATCGACTCCGTACGCGGCATGGACATCATCTTCGTCACCACGGCGAAGAGCGATGAAGAGGCAAAAGCGCTGCTCAAGGCGTTCGATCTGCCCTTCACTGCCTGATTTATCGGGTTGAGCCGGGTTTTTTCCTTTTCAAAGGAAGCCCGGCTCCCTATATACACACGCTGTTTGGAAAACCGTTGGGATTGGCCCGACAGGTTCCGGGAGAAGATTTAGCATGGCAAAAATCTCCGCCGTGAACCGCAACGCCAAGCGCGCCTACATGGCGACGCGCGATAAGGCGAAGCGGACCGCGTTGAAAGATATCATCAAGGACCGGAGCCTTCCGGTAGAGGAGCGTTTCGACGCAACCCTGAAGCTGGCAGAAATGCCGCGCAACGGGTCGCGCGTTCGTTTCCGTCTGCGCTGCAAGGTTTCGGGACGTCCCCGCGCGAACTATCGCAAGTTCGAGCTGAGCCGTATCGCCCTGCGCGACCTGGCCTCCACCGGCCAGATCCCCGGTATGGTCAAGTCGAGCTGGTAAGGTAGAAGCGAATGTCCCTGTCCGATCCGTTGGGTGATATGCTCACCCGCATTCGCAATGCCCAGCGTGCACGTCACGCGGCTTGCATCGCACCGGCTTCCAAGCTGCGTGCGAACGTTCTGGAAGCGCTGCGTCGCGAAGGTTACATCCGTGGCTACACCACGGAAGAACTGCGCGCCGGCGTCTCCCAGCTGCGCATCGAGCTGAAATATGCAGACGGCCAGCCCGTGATCAAGGAAATCCACCGCGTGTCCAAGCCGGGCCGTCGCGTGTATTCCAAGATCAAGGAACTGCCGCGCGTGTATGCCGGTCTCGGCGTGTCGATCCTGTCCACCCCGCGCGGTATCCTTTCGGATATCGAGGCTCGCGCCGCGAATGTCGGTGGCGAAGTCCTCTGCCGCGTCTTCTGAGGAGGATCACATGTCACGAGTAGGCAAGTATCCGGTCGTCATTCCTGCTGGCGTGGACGTTTCCATTGCCGATGGGTCCCTGACTGCCAAGGGCAAGCGCGGTTCGCTGAGCATGCCTCTGACCCGCTTCGTTCAGGCGAAGGTGGAAGACGGCAAGGTTTCGATCCTTCCGGTGGGTAACCGTTCGCGTGAGACCTGGACGATGTGGGGCACAACCCGCGCCATCGTCGCCAACCTGGTCAAGGGCGTTTCCGAAGGTTTCAGCAAGACGCTCGAAATCACCGGTACGGGTTTCCGCGCCAGCGTGCAGGGTTCGAACCTGGTGATGAACCTGGGTTATTCCCACGACGTCGTCTATCCGATCCCCGCCGACGTGAAGATCACCACGCCTCGTCCCACGGCCATCACGGTCGAAGGAAACGACAAGCAGCGTGTTGGTCAGGTTGCGCTCGACATCCGTAACTTCCGCAAGCCGGAACCCTATAAGGGCAAGGGCGTGCGTTACGAGACCGAAGTTCTCCGTCGTAAGGAAGGCAAGAAGAAATAATGGCTACGCAGCATGGATTGCAGGAACGGCGCCGTCAGCGGCTTCGCTTCCAGCTTCGCCGCAAGAGCGGTGGCCGGCCGCGTCTGTCGGTCTTCCGTTCTGGCAAGAACATCTACGCACAGGTGATCGACGACGCCCAGGGCGTTACCCTCGCCAGCGCTTCCACCCTCGAGAAGACTCTTCGCGAGTCCGGCAAGACGGGTGCAAATGTCGATGCGGCTTCGGTTGTCGGCAAGCTGGTTGCAGAGCGCGCTCTGGCCGCTGGCGTGACGGCGGTCGTGTTCGATCGCGGTGCGTATCTCTATCATGGTCGCGTCAAGGCGCTGGCCGAAGCTGCCCGCGAGGGCGGCCTTTCGTTCTAAGGAAGGATCACACATGGCACGTGAGCCAAGAGAAGGCGGCCGTGGTGGTCGCGAGCGGGAACGCGAAGGCGACGATCTGGTCGACAAGCTGGTAACGATCAACCGCGTGGCCAAAGTGGTCAAGGGTGGACGTCGCTTCGCTTTTGCTGCCCTGGTTGTCGTTGGTGACCAGAAGGGTCGCGTCGGGTACGGTGCGGGCAAGGCCCGTGAAGTGCCGGAAGCAATCCGCAAGGCCACCGAGCGCGCCAAGCGCACGATGATCCGCGTTCCGATGAAGGAAGGCCGCACGCTGCATCACGATTCCTACGGGCATTTTGGTGCTGGCAAGGTCGTGGTTCGTGCAGCTGAAGCCGGTACCGGCATCATCGCAGGCGGCCCGATGCGCGCCGTTTTCGAATCGCTGGGCGTGAATGACGTCGTTGCGAAGTCCCTCGGGACCCGTAACCCGCACAACATGGTCAAGGCGACCTTTGCCGCTCTCGAGCGTTGCAGCAGCCCCCGCGCCGTCGCAAGCCGCCGTGGCAAAAAGGCCTCTGAGCTGTTTGCAAAGCGTGATGCATCGTCTGACGAGGCAGTGGAGGCGACCAATGGCTGAGAACAAGGCTGTTCGCGTCAAGCAGATCGCTTCGGCTATCGGGCGCAAGCCCGGCCAGGCTGAGACCCTCGTGGGTCTGGGCCTGCGCGGCATCGGCAGTGTTCGTGAACTGGAGGATACGCCTTCGGTTCGCGGCATGATCCGCAAGGTTGCCCACCTCATCCAGGTGGAGGGTTGATATGAACCTTAATGAACTGCGCGATAACGCCGGTGCGCGTTACCGCAAGAAGCGTCTGGGCCGTGGTATCGGCTCGGGCAAAGGCAAGACCTCCGGTCGCGGCGTCAAGGGTCAGAAGGCCCGTGAAGGCGTCTCGCTGAACGGCTTCGAGGGTGGTCAGCTTCCGCTGTACCGTCGTATGCCGAAGCGCGGGTTCAAGAACATCTTCCGCAAGGAATTTGCTCCTGTGAACCTGGGCGCGATCGACCGTGCACTGGCTGATGGCAAGCTTCAGGCAGACGCGACGATCACGGAAGAGGCTCTGCGCGCCGCTGGTCTGGTGGGCACTGGCAAGTATGCCGGTATCCGCCTGCTGGCAAAGGGCGAGCTGACCCGCGCCGTGACCGTTGAAGTTTCCGGCGCTTCGGCAACCGCGATTGCGGCTGTCGAGAAGGCTGGTGGCTCTGTCAAGGTTGCCGCCAAGGCTGAAGCTCCGGCAGAAGCCTGATCGCCCGAAACGCTCATCGCGCAGCTTTTCGTGCGCGACGAACGACGGTAATCCTGAACAGCGTCCCGCGCCTGCGGCGACGCTGTTTTTGTTGAAAGGACCGGTGGATGGCCTCCGCAGCCGAGCAGCTTGCCGCCAATCTCAATCTGAGTTCGTTCTCCAAGGCGACCGAACTCAAAAAGCGCATCTGGTTCACCCTGGGCGCGCTCATCATCTATCGTCTGGGAACCTACATCCCGGTTCCTGGCGTCGATGCGACCGTGATGGGTCAGCTCCTGAACCAGAATCAGGGCGGCATCATCGGCATGTTTGACATGTTCACCGGTGGTGCGCTTGGGCGTATGACTGTGTTCGCCCTGAACATCATGCCTTACATCAGCGCGTCGATCATCGTGCAGTTGCTTTCGACGGCGCTGCCTTCGCTTGAGGCACTCAAGAAAGAGGGTGATCAGGGCCGCAAGAAGCTTAACGCCTACACGCGTTACCTGACTGTGCTGATCGCCCTGTTCCAGGCCTATGGCATCGCCATGGGGCTCGAGCACATGACCAGCAAGACCGGTGCTCTGGCTGTTGTGGCGCCCGGTCCGTTCTTCATCCTGTCGTGCGTGGTGACGCTTGTTGGCGGAACCATGTTCCTGATGTGGCTGGGTGAGCAGATTACGTCGCGTGGTGTGGGTAACGGCATCTCACTGATCATCTTTGCTGGTATTGTCGCCAACCTGCCTCACGCGCTCGCCAGCCTGTTCCAGCTTGGCTACACGGGCGCGCTCTCGCCGTTCTTCGTGTTGCTGTTCCTGGTGCTTGCCGGGGCGACCATTGCGTTCATCGTGTTCATGGAGCAGGCGCAGCGCCGGGTAGTCATCCAGTATCCCAAGCGTCAGGTCGGCAGTCGCATGTTCGGTGGCGATTCCTCGCACATGCCGCTCAAGGTCAATACGGCTGGCGTGATTCCGCCCATTTTCGCTTCCTCCGTTCTACTGATCCCTGTGACGATTGCGGGCTTCATGAACGGCAAGGGGCTTCCGGGCTGGCTTAACACCCTTGGTCAGGAACTGGGGCAGGGGCAGCCGCTCTACATGCTGTTCTATGCAGCAATGATCCTGTTTTTTTCGTATTTCTATGCTGCGGTTACTTTCAACCCTGAAGAGACTGCCGAGAATCTGCGTAAGCAGGGTGGCTTCGTTCCGGGTATTCGGCCCGGCTCGAACACGGCGCGTTATTTCGACCGTATCCTCTCACGCCTCACGACCATCGGCGCGCTCTACCTCGTTGCGGTCTGCTTGCTGCCTCAGATTCTGATCAGCCGCTACAACGTGCCGTTCTACTTCGGTGGTACGAGTCTGATCATCATCGTGTCGGTCACGATCGACACGATGACTCAGGTACAGTCACATTTGGTGGCTCATCGCTATCAGGGCCTTATCCGCAAGCAGCGTGGTCGTGGGAACGGCAAGGCTGAGGCTGGCAGGGGAGTGCGCCGTCGATGAACATTATCCTTCTTGGCCCGCCTGGTGCGGGCAAGGGAACGCAGGCCCAGCGTCTTGAGCAGGAATACGGCCTGAAGCAGATCTCGACGGGCGATATGCTGCGCGCCGAGATGGCCGCAGGAACGCCGCTAGGTCTCAATGTGAAGTCGATCGTCGAGTCCGGGCAGTTTGTGCCGGACCCGGTGATGATCGACCTGATCAAGAGCCGCACCCTGCAGGCTGATTGCGCGAACGGGTTCATCCTCGATGGATTCCCGCGCACTGAAAGCCAGGCGGAGGCGCTGGACGCGATGCTGGCCTCGCGCGACATGAGAATCGATGCGGTGCTGCTGCTCGAAGTCGATGCCGAGCAGATCGTGGCCCGGTTGGCTGAGCGGTGTGCACCGGATGGCTCACGACGTGCCGATGATGAACCTGACACGGTTCGTCGTCGTATACAGGTCTATCGTGACCAGACGGCGCCCATTCTGCCCTATTATGAGAATGCGGGGCGCCTGCGCCGTATCGATGGTATGCAGAATGTCGAGACGGTGCATCAGGCTATCGTCGCGGTCCTTGGGCTTACAAAATAAGTCGGATGAGGCCGATCACGCAAAAGTGAACGGTTTTATTTGACTCAAGGGGGGTGCTCGATATATTGCGCGCCCTCGACACAGGTGCTGTCAGTCGCGTTAATCGTCGCCCGTGAGGCGTTCGATTCTTTGGCGGATTGAACAGTTTCGATTGAACTGGCCCATGACATGGGTCGAAGCAGAAAGAGAGCTTGGCCTTCCGGTCAGGCAGGGAGTGAGTGGCGTGGCGCGTATTGCCGGCGTAAATATTCCGACGAACAAGCGGGTAGTCATTGCCCTGAGCTACATCTACGGCATTGGTCCGTCGACGGCGAAGGCAATCTGCTCGAAGCTCGAAGTACCTGAAGCGAAGCGCGTCAACGAGCTGAGCGACGATGAGATCGTGAAGATCCGCGAACTGATTGACGGCGATTACCGCGTCGAGGGTGACCTCCGCCGCGAAACCGCGATGAACATCAAGCGTCTGATGGACCTTGGTTGCTATCGTGGTCTGCGTCACCGTCGTGGTCTGCCGGTGCGCGGCCAGCGTACGCACACGAATGCCCGTACCCGTAAGGGCAAGGCCGTGGCGATTGCCGGTAAGAAGAAAGCGACGCGCTAATTCGCGCATCTTAGGCGGATCGTGGCGAGTGGCGGCCCTCAGGCTGTCCTCTGCCCTTCGCTCATTGCCAAGTTTGACAGGACGACCTCATCATGGCCAAGGCCGCAACTCCGCGTATCCGTAAGAAGGAGCGCAAGAACATCATCTCCGGTGTCGCGCACGTTCTTTCGACGTTCAACAACACCATGATCACCATCTCCGACGCCCAGGGCAACTCGATTGCATGGTCTTCGGCTGGCGCGCAGGGCTTCAAGGGCTCGCGTAAGTCCACGCCGTATGCCGCTCAGGTTGCCGCCGAAGACGCAGGCCGCAAGGCACGCGACCACGGCATGGAGACGCTGGAAATCGAAGTTTCGGGTCCGGGTTCGGGCCGTGAGAGCGCCCTGCGTGCCCTTCAGGCCGTCGGGTTCTCCATCACGTCGATCCGCGACATGACCCCGGTGCCGCATAACGGCTGCCGTCCGCGCAAGCGTCGTCGCGTCTGATTGGCTCCGGCCCCTTCGGGGGCCGGTTGTCTGTCACCACCCGTCCGTAGGTGGTTTCTCTTTCGGGGGAGGCCACCGGCACGTTCTGACCGCGCTCCGGCGCGGTTGATGTTCCGTTGGTCCCCAGCGGGACAAGTTGTTTGAAAGGCCACGACATTGGTCCTCCAGAAGAACTGGCAGTCCCTTATCAAGCCGGAAAAGCTGGAAGTCGCGCCCGGCTCCGTGCCCACGCAGACAGCCACGGTGATTGCCGAGCCGCTGGAGCGTGGTTTTGGCATGACGCTCGGCAACGCGATTCGTCGCGTGCTGCTCTCCTCGCTGCAGGGCGCTGCCGTCACCGCGATCCAGATCGACGGCGTGCTGCATGAGTTCTCGTCCGTGCCGGGCGTCCGTGAGGACGTGACGGACATCGTGCTGAACATCAAGCAGC
The sequence above is drawn from the Asaia bogorensis NBRC 16594 genome and encodes:
- a CDS encoding 50S ribosomal protein L23; its protein translation is MTREAMFDIVRAPLITEKATALSERNQVVFRVAMTAAKPEIKVAVETLFGVKVVSVNTLVQKGKTKMVKGRPGRRSDIKKAYVQLAEGQSIDLTAKLG
- the rplB gene encoding 50S ribosomal protein L2, coding for MALKHFNPTTPSTRGTVLIDRSELFKGKPVKQLTEGKNKTGGRNNHGRTTSRFRGGGHKQSYRYVDFKRRKFDVAGTVERLEYDPNRTAFIALIKYEDGELAYILAPQRVKVGDQVIAGERTDVKPGNAMPLGSMPVGTIVHNIELKPGAGGKIARSAGTYCQLVGKDAGYAQIKLQSGELRLVRGECMATVGAVSNPDNMNQHLGKAGRNRWLGRRPHNRGVVMNPVDHPHGGGEGRTSGGRHPVTPWGKPTKGYKTRVNKKTDSLIIRRRKTGK
- the rpsS gene encoding 30S ribosomal protein S19, whose amino-acid sequence is MARSVWKGPFVDGYLFGKAEASRASGRNEVIKIWSRRSTILPQFVGLTFGVYNGHKFLPVQVTENMVGHKFGEFSPTRTFPGHASDKKSKRG
- the rplV gene encoding 50S ribosomal protein L22, with amino-acid sequence MSKPKHIRTLADTEAQAVARNIRVSPRKLNLVAAMIRNQPADKAIAALTFSRRRIAQQVRKTLESAVANAENNHQLDVDQLVVKTAEVGKSIVMKRFHARGRGRSSRIEKFFSHLKIVVAERAADEAPAPKGKGKDAAEQKAA
- the rpsC gene encoding 30S ribosomal protein S3, giving the protein MGHKVNPIGLRLGVNRTWDSRWYAGNDYSRLLHEDLMLRAYLRRKLSGAGVSRVVIERPAKKPRVTIYAARPGVVIGKKGQDIDALRKDLSRLAKTDVALNIVEIRKPEIDATLVAENIAQQLERRVAFRRAMKRAVQSAMRLGAQGIRINCSGRLGGAEIARIEWYREGRVPLHTLRADIDYGIATAKTTYGTCGVKVWIFKGEILAHDPMAQDRRAAEQAPQR
- the rplP gene encoding 50S ribosomal protein L16; this translates as MLSPKRTKFRKAHKGRIHGLAKGGTTLNFGAFGLKALEPERITARQIEASRRAITRAMKRAGRVWIRIFPDLPVSTKPAEVRMGSGKGSPEFWVARVKPGRVLFEIEGVPPEVAREALALGAAKLPIKTKFITRIGEA
- the rpmC gene encoding 50S ribosomal protein L29 yields the protein MADAYKVADLRAKSPDELQALLLDLKREQLNLRFQAATGQSEGVGRVRVLRRAIARIKTVAHQSKNKAGAKTSAAES
- the rpsQ gene encoding 30S ribosomal protein S17, producing MPRRVLTGRVTSDKMDKTVTVLVDRRIMHPLYKKFIRRSKKYAAHDELNECKIGDTVRIEECAPISKRKTWTVITRNGAALEAAAAAPAQASA
- the rplN gene encoding 50S ribosomal protein L14, whose protein sequence is MIHPETNLDVADNSGARQVQCIKVLGGSKRKTASVGDVIVVSVKEAIPRGKVKKGDVHQAVIVRTSYPVRRADGSAIRFDKNAAVLINKSMEPIGTRIFGPVVRELRARKFMKIISLAPEVL
- the rplX gene encoding 50S ribosomal protein L24; translation: MAARIKKGDQVLVLSGSSRGTRGEVLAVLPKVEKAIVRGVAVAKRHQKPTRMNQEGGIIAKEMPVHLSNLKLVDPKSGKPTRVGFRQLEDGRKVRVAKVTGEVIEG
- the rplE gene encoding 50S ribosomal protein L5 is translated as MSETITRIQPRLQQRYNDVLRDKLREQFGYKNAMQVPKLEKIVLNMGVGEAAGDQKKLDAAVAEMAAISGQKPVKTVARKAIAGFKIREGLPIGCKVTLRRARMYEFLDRLVTIAMPRIRDFRGLPPNKGFDGRGNFAMGIKEQIVFPEIDYDKIDSVRGMDIIFVTTAKSDEEAKALLKAFDLPFTA
- the rpsN gene encoding 30S ribosomal protein S14, whose product is MAKISAVNRNAKRAYMATRDKAKRTALKDIIKDRSLPVEERFDATLKLAEMPRNGSRVRFRLRCKVSGRPRANYRKFELSRIALRDLASTGQIPGMVKSSW
- the rpsH gene encoding 30S ribosomal protein S8, translated to MSLSDPLGDMLTRIRNAQRARHAACIAPASKLRANVLEALRREGYIRGYTTEELRAGVSQLRIELKYADGQPVIKEIHRVSKPGRRVYSKIKELPRVYAGLGVSILSTPRGILSDIEARAANVGGEVLCRVF
- the rplF gene encoding 50S ribosomal protein L6; amino-acid sequence: MSRVGKYPVVIPAGVDVSIADGSLTAKGKRGSLSMPLTRFVQAKVEDGKVSILPVGNRSRETWTMWGTTRAIVANLVKGVSEGFSKTLEITGTGFRASVQGSNLVMNLGYSHDVVYPIPADVKITTPRPTAITVEGNDKQRVGQVALDIRNFRKPEPYKGKGVRYETEVLRRKEGKKK
- the rplR gene encoding 50S ribosomal protein L18, which encodes MATQHGLQERRRQRLRFQLRRKSGGRPRLSVFRSGKNIYAQVIDDAQGVTLASASTLEKTLRESGKTGANVDAASVVGKLVAERALAAGVTAVVFDRGAYLYHGRVKALAEAAREGGLSF
- the rpsE gene encoding 30S ribosomal protein S5; this translates as MAREPREGGRGGREREREGDDLVDKLVTINRVAKVVKGGRRFAFAALVVVGDQKGRVGYGAGKAREVPEAIRKATERAKRTMIRVPMKEGRTLHHDSYGHFGAGKVVVRAAEAGTGIIAGGPMRAVFESLGVNDVVAKSLGTRNPHNMVKATFAALERCSSPRAVASRRGKKASELFAKRDASSDEAVEATNG
- the rpmD gene encoding 50S ribosomal protein L30; the encoded protein is MAENKAVRVKQIASAIGRKPGQAETLVGLGLRGIGSVRELEDTPSVRGMIRKVAHLIQVEG
- the rplO gene encoding 50S ribosomal protein L15, producing MNLNELRDNAGARYRKKRLGRGIGSGKGKTSGRGVKGQKAREGVSLNGFEGGQLPLYRRMPKRGFKNIFRKEFAPVNLGAIDRALADGKLQADATITEEALRAAGLVGTGKYAGIRLLAKGELTRAVTVEVSGASATAIAAVEKAGGSVKVAAKAEAPAEA
- the secY gene encoding preprotein translocase subunit SecY, with the translated sequence MASAAEQLAANLNLSSFSKATELKKRIWFTLGALIIYRLGTYIPVPGVDATVMGQLLNQNQGGIIGMFDMFTGGALGRMTVFALNIMPYISASIIVQLLSTALPSLEALKKEGDQGRKKLNAYTRYLTVLIALFQAYGIAMGLEHMTSKTGALAVVAPGPFFILSCVVTLVGGTMFLMWLGEQITSRGVGNGISLIIFAGIVANLPHALASLFQLGYTGALSPFFVLLFLVLAGATIAFIVFMEQAQRRVVIQYPKRQVGSRMFGGDSSHMPLKVNTAGVIPPIFASSVLLIPVTIAGFMNGKGLPGWLNTLGQELGQGQPLYMLFYAAMILFFSYFYAAVTFNPEETAENLRKQGGFVPGIRPGSNTARYFDRILSRLTTIGALYLVAVCLLPQILISRYNVPFYFGGTSLIIIVSVTIDTMTQVQSHLVAHRYQGLIRKQRGRGNGKAEAGRGVRRR
- a CDS encoding adenylate kinase translates to MNIILLGPPGAGKGTQAQRLEQEYGLKQISTGDMLRAEMAAGTPLGLNVKSIVESGQFVPDPVMIDLIKSRTLQADCANGFILDGFPRTESQAEALDAMLASRDMRIDAVLLLEVDAEQIVARLAERCAPDGSRRADDEPDTVRRRIQVYRDQTAPILPYYENAGRLRRIDGMQNVETVHQAIVAVLGLTK